In a genomic window of Acidilobus saccharovorans 345-15:
- a CDS encoding cyclase family protein, with protein sequence MSRGFSGRVIDLTCEVYNGMPTYPGDPPFRHEFVLMGSREGEVTLSRLEAGSHSGTHVDAPLHFIPGGLSVDRIPPERLVLPVDFVDLSYKRPKEAITSRDLEGKVHAGRAAALYTGFSGLRGSEDYLHAWPYLSRDAADYLAGVGVGAVVTEAMSVSGWAGAKGYPWPPLVSEEDAAYVHVRLLSSGVIIVEGACNLGELAGCRDPLLVIAPLKVRGAEGAMARVLAIC encoded by the coding sequence TTGAGTCGCGGCTTCTCCGGGAGGGTGATAGACCTCACGTGTGAGGTCTACAACGGAATGCCGACATATCCGGGGGACCCGCCCTTCAGGCACGAGTTCGTTCTCATGGGCTCCAGGGAGGGCGAGGTCACCCTGTCGCGCCTTGAGGCGGGCTCCCACTCCGGAACCCACGTGGACGCCCCGCTGCACTTCATACCTGGCGGCCTCAGCGTGGACAGGATACCGCCTGAGAGGCTCGTGCTGCCCGTTGACTTTGTTGACCTCAGCTACAAGAGGCCTAAGGAGGCCATAACGTCAAGGGACCTCGAGGGCAAGGTGCACGCGGGGAGGGCTGCCGCGCTCTACACTGGCTTCTCAGGACTGAGGGGGTCTGAGGACTACCTCCACGCCTGGCCCTACCTTAGCAGGGACGCGGCTGACTACCTCGCAGGCGTGGGGGTTGGGGCGGTCGTGACAGAGGCTATGAGCGTCTCCGGCTGGGCTGGGGCTAAGGGATACCCATGGCCCCCGCTAGTGAGCGAGGAGGACGCAGCCTACGTTCACGTCAGGCTGCTGTCCTCGGGAGTGATTATAGTGGAGGGCGCATGCAACCTGGGCGAGCTTGCGGGCTGCAGGGACCCGCTGCTGGTGATAGCGCCGCTTAAGGTTCGCGGGGCCGAGGGGGCCATGGCGAGGGTCCTTGCCATATGCTAG
- a CDS encoding GNAT family N-acetyltransferase codes for MSCLYAETGINIRRAIKEDVKQLSELIYRFYSFNAEFDPSWAAVNNLRELANDRANKLVEDQESLVLVAVQGLEVIGYLVAYVEENDLLINGRQLVIKELYVKPEQRRQGVATLLVNRARDEARKQGASLVTVEFPAGNKIAEDLYAKMGFRPYLVRYVKEV; via the coding sequence GTGAGCTGCTTGTACGCGGAGACAGGCATAAACATAAGGAGGGCGATCAAGGAGGACGTGAAGCAGCTCTCGGAGCTCATCTACAGGTTCTACTCGTTCAACGCTGAGTTTGACCCCAGCTGGGCGGCAGTAAATAACCTCAGGGAGCTAGCTAATGATCGTGCCAACAAGCTTGTTGAGGACCAGGAGTCGCTTGTCCTGGTGGCCGTCCAAGGACTCGAGGTCATAGGGTACCTCGTGGCCTACGTTGAGGAGAACGACCTACTGATAAATGGTAGGCAGCTGGTGATCAAGGAGCTCTACGTTAAGCCGGAGCAGAGGAGGCAGGGCGTGGCGACCCTCCTGGTGAATAGGGCCAGGGACGAGGCCAGGAAGCAGGGGGCGTCGCTAGTGACGGTTGAGTTCCCAGCTGGAAATAAAATAGCTGAGGACCTCTACGCTAAGATGGGGTTCAGGCCGTACCTGGTCAGGTACGTGAAGGAGGTGTGA
- a CDS encoding HIT domain-containing protein, which yields MPEDDAFCKIARGESKAYVVYSDDKVMVILDRSPICRGHMLVISKDHFTAVEDVRPDVVSRAFLVAAAIVKYLKRELKAPGVNIVTNSGSQAGQVVFHFHVHIIPRWADCPPPIFSDEGANITRVAQRHRLTEAEAAEVLNMMSGVINYIEEYVREEQNPGR from the coding sequence GTGCCTGAGGACGACGCGTTCTGTAAGATAGCCAGGGGCGAGTCCAAGGCATACGTTGTCTACAGCGACGACAAAGTTATGGTCATACTGGACAGGTCCCCCATATGTAGGGGCCACATGCTGGTGATCTCAAAGGACCACTTCACCGCGGTCGAGGACGTGAGGCCTGACGTGGTGTCAAGGGCCTTCCTCGTGGCGGCGGCCATAGTGAAGTACCTCAAGAGGGAGCTCAAGGCGCCTGGTGTTAACATTGTCACTAACAGCGGCAGCCAGGCCGGGCAGGTGGTGTTCCACTTCCACGTGCACATAATACCCAGGTGGGCCGACTGCCCCCCGCCCATATTCAGCGACGAGGGGGCCAACATAACAAGGGTGGCCCAGAGGCACAGGCTGACGGAGGCGGAGGCCGCCGAGGTCCTTAACATGATGAGCGGCGTCATTAACTACATAGAGGAGTACGTCAGGGAGGAGCAGAATCCCGGCAGGTGA
- a CDS encoding metal-dependent transcriptional regulator, protein MTYTGSRPISPSLQEYLTAIYKRGGLNSWVRTTDVAADLGMTPASVTEAFRKLAALGYIDYIPYRGVKLTESGASVAEPIVRREMQIRSALITMGISEAESERLACMLEHAMSDEAVEKLSDFVKRCSGGGHGQ, encoded by the coding sequence GTGACGTACACCGGCAGCAGGCCCATATCACCCAGCCTGCAGGAGTACCTGACGGCCATTTACAAGCGCGGGGGCCTCAACTCGTGGGTTCGCACTACGGACGTCGCTGCAGACCTGGGGATGACCCCTGCCAGCGTCACCGAGGCATTCAGGAAGCTCGCGGCCCTCGGCTACATTGACTACATACCGTACAGGGGGGTGAAGCTGACGGAAAGCGGGGCCTCGGTGGCAGAGCCCATAGTGAGGAGGGAGATGCAGATAAGGTCCGCCCTGATTACCATGGGCATAAGTGAGGCGGAGTCCGAGAGGCTGGCGTGCATGCTTGAGCACGCTATGAGCGACGAGGCCGTCGAGAAGCTTAGCGACTTTGTGAAGAGGTGCTCAGGTGGCGGCCATGGGCAATAA
- a CDS encoding tryptophan--tRNA ligase: MSSEERIDPWGRPDIKDYRRLYEVFGIRPFSEILEKLKSMGVEPSAFMRRGIIFGHRDMDVVLNAWASGEPVAVVTGFMPSGQFHFGHMLTGLQLVFYQRLGFRVFVCMADAEAYAVRRVSREEAIKSALEEFIPNLLALGLDPQRTEFYFQTGREGPYHELIQLFSAKVTFNEMEAIYGDLSPAKVMSALTQAADILHPMLKEYGGYKYVVVPVGADQDPHIRLSRDIATRMKGEIELTPPAATYHKLIRGLDGGKMSKSRPEATIFLTEPIGEAVRKFKVSLTGGRNTAEEQRRLGGEPDKCPVFDQYLYYLVPDDSELSSIESRCRGGALLCGQCKAMGAEKLAKFLEAHQRSLEAYRDKAQSLVELPKY; this comes from the coding sequence ATGAGCAGCGAGGAGAGGATAGACCCCTGGGGAAGGCCTGACATAAAGGACTACAGGAGGCTGTACGAGGTCTTCGGCATAAGGCCCTTCTCCGAGATACTTGAGAAGCTTAAGTCAATGGGGGTGGAGCCCAGCGCCTTCATGAGGAGGGGGATAATATTCGGACACAGGGACATGGACGTCGTGCTCAACGCCTGGGCCTCGGGCGAGCCAGTGGCGGTGGTGACGGGCTTCATGCCGAGCGGGCAGTTCCACTTCGGCCACATGCTCACGGGCCTTCAGCTCGTGTTCTACCAGAGGCTCGGCTTCAGGGTGTTCGTCTGCATGGCTGACGCCGAGGCCTACGCCGTGAGGAGGGTGAGCAGGGAGGAGGCCATTAAGAGCGCCCTGGAGGAGTTCATACCTAACCTCCTCGCCCTGGGCCTTGACCCGCAGAGGACCGAGTTCTACTTCCAGACAGGCAGGGAGGGGCCCTACCACGAGCTTATCCAGCTCTTCAGCGCTAAGGTGACCTTTAATGAGATGGAGGCCATATACGGCGACCTGAGCCCAGCCAAGGTGATGAGCGCCCTCACCCAGGCGGCGGACATACTTCACCCAATGCTGAAGGAGTACGGCGGCTACAAGTACGTCGTAGTTCCAGTGGGCGCCGACCAGGACCCCCACATAAGGCTCTCCAGGGACATAGCTACCAGGATGAAGGGCGAGATAGAGCTCACGCCGCCGGCGGCGACCTACCACAAGCTGATAAGGGGCCTCGACGGCGGTAAGATGAGCAAGAGCAGGCCTGAGGCCACGATTTTCCTGACCGAGCCCATAGGGGAGGCCGTGAGGAAGTTCAAGGTGTCCCTCACAGGGGGACGCAACACGGCCGAGGAGCAGAGGAGGCTTGGCGGGGAGCCCGACAAGTGCCCCGTCTTTGACCAGTACCTCTACTACCTTGTCCCTGACGACTCAGAGCTCTCCTCAATAGAGTCCAGGTGCAGGGGAGGGGCCCTGCTCTGCGGCCAGTGCAAGGCAATGGGCGCCGAGAAGCTGGCCAAGTTCCTTGAGGCCCACCAGCGCTCCCTTGAGGCCTACAGGGACAAGGCGCAGTCCCTCGTGGAGCTGCCAAAGTATTAA
- a CDS encoding winged helix-turn-helix transcriptional regulator: MLDQVDTDVMRAIADYGPLTLSELSRTLGWSKSMVLKRVRKLESLGLIRVRDEGGVIIISPGGSRAKAPAVIGIVRASEYPYIMRLVKKLSERYGSVTVKVYDDALQEAMDLAAGRIQLAMAPAITLVTLNRLTAGSVHIVGGGSQGGAGIVTGRGELGHATSRMSSMELCAEVSRLEPPRVYANSGDSILDMALRGQVREAVIWEPYLSIAERRGLKVEQCDLETCCLLGANSSLEGEYDRIAKAMEEAVSEVREADLQAYANLVRMPYELVSESVRSYSFLERPDREVLRRLLPYMRSVALPSSAVSEAVRA, from the coding sequence TTGCTGGACCAGGTGGACACTGACGTCATGAGGGCGATAGCCGACTACGGACCGCTGACGCTCTCGGAGCTCTCAAGGACGTTGGGCTGGAGCAAGAGCATGGTGCTCAAGAGGGTCAGGAAGCTCGAGTCCCTCGGGCTGATAAGGGTCAGGGACGAGGGAGGGGTGATAATAATAAGCCCCGGGGGCTCGAGGGCCAAGGCGCCCGCTGTAATAGGCATAGTGAGGGCGAGCGAGTACCCGTACATAATGAGGCTCGTCAAGAAGCTCTCGGAGAGGTACGGCTCGGTCACAGTAAAAGTCTATGATGACGCGCTTCAGGAGGCCATGGATTTGGCGGCGGGCAGGATACAGCTAGCCATGGCTCCTGCCATAACTCTGGTAACCCTCAACAGGCTCACGGCCGGCTCCGTTCACATAGTTGGCGGGGGGAGCCAGGGAGGGGCAGGGATAGTCACGGGCAGGGGGGAGCTCGGCCACGCCACGTCAAGGATGTCCTCTATGGAGCTCTGCGCCGAGGTCAGCAGGCTTGAGCCCCCAAGGGTTTACGCTAATAGCGGCGACAGCATACTTGACATGGCGCTCAGGGGACAGGTGAGGGAGGCCGTCATCTGGGAGCCCTACCTATCCATTGCCGAGAGGAGGGGACTTAAGGTGGAGCAGTGCGACCTCGAGACCTGCTGCCTCCTGGGGGCCAACAGCTCGCTTGAGGGCGAGTACGACAGGATAGCCAAGGCTATGGAGGAGGCAGTCTCTGAGGTGAGGGAGGCCGACCTACAGGCCTACGCTAACCTGGTCAGGATGCCATACGAGCTCGTCAGCGAGTCCGTCAGGAGCTACAGCTTCCTTGAGAGGCCCGACAGGGAGGTGCTCAGGAGGCTGCTGCCCTACATGAGGTCCGTGGCCCTCCCGAGCTCGGCCGTCAGCGAGGCCGTCAGGGCTTAA
- a CDS encoding NAD(P)-dependent malic enzyme: MAEEEEGTEEWYKLSTELHRFYGGKIEVLPKVPVRRLKDFAIWYTPGVAQPSRLISSDPDLSFELTSRWNTIAVVSDGTRVLGLGKVGPEAAYPVMEGKALLFKYLGGVDAVPIVHRARDAAKFVELLQLIEPSFGGINLEDIEKPKCFTILDEARSKLQIPVWHDDQQGTATAVLAGLINALKVVGKKLQDVRIVLFGAGASNVAFYRLLKALGHNMHNVVAVTTKGVLHPEMKDIDKLMLTDPYQYQIAIETGGGGLPPNSPIEKAFDGADVVIAASVPGPGVIRPEWVSRMNRDAVVFALANPVPEIWPSEARRAGARVVATGRSDFPNQVNNSLVFPAVFRGVLDVRARTITDTMAIAAAVELAKFAEERGGVGEERILPTMEEWEVYPRVAAAVAVKAVEEGVARRTTTYREELERATEIIGTVRQKIQLLWGNGIIPKPPVDYQG; this comes from the coding sequence TTGGCAGAGGAGGAAGAGGGCACAGAGGAGTGGTATAAGCTGAGCACGGAGCTCCACAGGTTCTACGGCGGCAAGATAGAGGTTCTGCCGAAGGTGCCAGTAAGGAGGCTGAAGGACTTTGCCATATGGTACACCCCAGGCGTCGCCCAGCCCAGCAGGCTCATAAGCTCGGACCCAGACCTCTCCTTCGAGCTCACCTCCAGGTGGAACACTATAGCCGTCGTGAGCGACGGCACCAGGGTTCTGGGCCTCGGCAAGGTCGGCCCCGAGGCCGCCTACCCGGTGATGGAGGGCAAGGCGCTGCTCTTCAAGTACCTGGGGGGCGTCGACGCCGTGCCCATAGTGCACAGGGCCAGGGACGCGGCCAAGTTCGTGGAGCTCCTTCAGCTCATAGAGCCCTCCTTCGGCGGCATAAACCTTGAGGACATAGAGAAGCCCAAGTGCTTCACCATACTGGACGAGGCCAGGTCGAAGCTCCAGATACCGGTGTGGCACGACGACCAGCAGGGGACAGCGACTGCCGTGCTCGCAGGCCTCATCAACGCGCTTAAGGTTGTTGGCAAGAAGCTCCAGGACGTCAGGATAGTGCTCTTTGGGGCTGGGGCAAGCAACGTGGCCTTCTACAGGCTGCTGAAGGCCCTGGGGCATAATATGCACAACGTGGTCGCGGTTACTACAAAGGGTGTCCTCCACCCTGAGATGAAGGACATAGACAAGCTCATGCTCACAGATCCATACCAGTACCAGATAGCCATAGAGACCGGCGGAGGAGGGCTCCCACCTAATTCGCCTATCGAGAAGGCCTTCGATGGGGCGGACGTCGTAATAGCCGCCTCAGTGCCGGGCCCTGGAGTCATAAGGCCCGAGTGGGTCTCGAGGATGAACAGGGACGCCGTGGTGTTCGCCCTGGCGAACCCGGTGCCCGAGATATGGCCATCGGAGGCCAGGAGGGCCGGGGCCAGGGTGGTGGCCACGGGAAGGAGCGACTTCCCTAACCAGGTCAACAACAGCCTCGTCTTCCCGGCGGTCTTCAGGGGGGTGCTGGACGTGAGGGCGAGGACAATAACCGACACCATGGCCATAGCGGCCGCGGTGGAGCTCGCTAAGTTCGCCGAGGAGAGGGGGGGCGTGGGGGAGGAAAGGATACTGCCCACCATGGAGGAGTGGGAGGTCTACCCGAGGGTCGCCGCGGCAGTTGCGGTTAAGGCTGTGGAGGAGGGGGTCGCCAGGAGGACTACCACTTACAGGGAGGAGCTGGAGAGGGCGACCGAGATAATAGGGACCGTGAGGCAGAAGATCCAGCTGCTCTGGGGCAACGGCATTATACCTAAGCCCCCTGTTGACTATCAGGGGTGA
- a CDS encoding DUF2139 domain-containing protein — protein sequence MGTNEILGMLHDHPPSYAPEWGSGGIFGLKYYRGVLYYTLAFDAIANFVTDSGVERYRFEQVGPLPTSGGDTYNAVDAVDDNIYFGGWVHAPAVYEGSEASLRGTISFVNKYSHVHFYDVEDRRVSLLWKEGAARKDEWAGEVSEIIYNPVQDELLVARGDGTINLGVYGIDRRTGEPRKLSERPALKGALVYEYACFDILERQIKDIHGVLFTKAVTGIQCVNLTNGKVTYTSLGDISRRSVDGAPVSWPQTGPAASAYGRFFLFVKGGAFVGNPIDEGTEPVRFVRLFDFGESGYFSRRTVAKPIGGGVMVAFNAYSESLVRPTNQFEEMVARATNTIVGPSVLLYITPPVARIVGAYGARITSFESVGDRLVIGANTMSNTSRYNALPLDIGYRGFIIEPISEVLERGPPVRFSVPGALVKDKVFGGIPLTGYSRPRLVIRAGRSNRLHVYEYDFSLPAQDAYEETYDITGGKNVMDLSGFGSSILSFRLEDPDPRARIVIDLQ from the coding sequence GTGGGTACAAATGAAATACTCGGAATGCTGCACGACCACCCGCCAAGCTACGCCCCCGAGTGGGGCAGCGGAGGCATATTTGGGCTGAAGTACTACAGGGGGGTGCTCTACTACACCCTGGCGTTTGACGCCATAGCCAACTTCGTCACCGACAGCGGCGTGGAGAGGTACAGGTTTGAGCAGGTAGGCCCCCTGCCGACCTCGGGGGGAGACACCTATAACGCCGTTGATGCCGTTGACGACAACATATACTTCGGCGGCTGGGTCCACGCCCCCGCGGTTTACGAGGGCTCTGAGGCGTCACTGAGGGGCACCATATCCTTCGTCAACAAGTACAGCCACGTCCACTTCTATGACGTCGAGGACAGGAGGGTCTCGCTGCTGTGGAAGGAGGGGGCTGCCAGGAAGGACGAGTGGGCCGGCGAGGTCTCCGAGATCATCTACAACCCAGTCCAGGACGAGCTGCTCGTAGCCAGGGGGGACGGGACTATAAACCTGGGAGTTTACGGCATTGACCGCAGGACGGGCGAGCCAAGGAAGCTCTCAGAGAGGCCCGCCCTCAAGGGGGCGCTTGTCTATGAGTATGCCTGCTTTGACATACTTGAGCGTCAGATAAAGGACATACATGGCGTGCTGTTCACTAAGGCTGTCACCGGGATACAGTGCGTTAACCTCACCAACGGTAAGGTAACGTACACGAGCCTTGGCGACATAAGCAGGCGCTCAGTTGACGGCGCACCTGTAAGCTGGCCCCAGACGGGCCCGGCGGCCTCAGCCTACGGCAGGTTCTTCCTCTTCGTCAAGGGAGGGGCCTTCGTGGGCAACCCCATTGACGAGGGGACGGAGCCCGTCAGGTTCGTGAGGCTGTTTGACTTCGGCGAGTCGGGCTACTTCTCAAGGAGGACGGTCGCCAAGCCAATAGGGGGAGGTGTCATGGTCGCGTTCAACGCCTACTCTGAGTCCCTCGTGAGGCCCACCAACCAGTTTGAGGAGATGGTTGCAAGGGCTACAAACACAATAGTGGGCCCCAGCGTGCTCCTCTACATAACCCCGCCCGTGGCAAGGATAGTGGGCGCCTATGGCGCCAGGATAACAAGCTTTGAGTCGGTGGGGGACAGACTCGTCATAGGGGCCAACACCATGTCCAACACCTCCAGGTACAACGCCCTGCCCCTGGACATAGGCTACAGGGGGTTCATAATAGAGCCCATATCGGAGGTCCTGGAGAGGGGGCCGCCCGTCAGGTTCTCAGTGCCAGGGGCGCTAGTGAAGGACAAGGTCTTCGGCGGCATACCCTTAACAGGCTACAGCAGGCCAAGGCTTGTCATAAGGGCTGGAAGGAGCAACAGGCTTCACGTGTATGAGTACGACTTCTCGCTGCCCGCCCAGGACGCCTACGAGGAGACCTATGACATAACTGGAGGCAAGAACGTCATGGACCTCAGCGGCTTCGGCAGCTCAATACTTTCGTTCAGGCTCGAGGACCCAGACCCCAGGGCGAGGATAGTCATTGACCTTCAGTAG
- a CDS encoding GNAT family N-acetyltransferase translates to MSIENIVIRNMTEADIDQVAELVVRLKGLNEELDPHFKVVPNIYDVVKEYLARSLKDENTVVLVAEDTSNKVIAGIIRFVIEDRLFYEPRLKAQITDFYIRPQYRRKSLGKMLIDKTFEEARKRGAGIVTAIYPAGNSIADSFYTRLGFTELNKELYKPCSI, encoded by the coding sequence ATGTCGATAGAGAACATAGTGATAAGGAACATGACAGAGGCCGACATAGATCAGGTAGCCGAGCTCGTGGTAAGGCTAAAGGGGCTCAACGAGGAGCTGGACCCGCACTTCAAGGTGGTTCCCAACATATATGACGTGGTCAAGGAGTACCTTGCAAGGTCGCTTAAGGATGAGAACACGGTGGTGCTTGTCGCTGAGGACACGTCGAACAAGGTGATAGCGGGGATCATAAGGTTTGTCATAGAGGACAGGCTCTTCTACGAGCCAAGGCTTAAGGCCCAGATAACGGACTTTTACATCAGGCCTCAGTACAGGAGGAAGAGTCTTGGCAAGATGCTGATAGACAAGACGTTCGAGGAGGCACGGAAGAGGGGGGCAGGGATAGTGACGGCTATTTACCCAGCAGGCAACTCAATAGCCGACAGCTTCTACACGAGGCTCGGATTCACGGAACTCAACAAGGAGCTTTACAAGCCTTGCAGCATTTGA
- a CDS encoding CopG family ribbon-helix-helix protein — MGNKVRFGVSLPDDLSRELDLLAAKVNVSRSELVEQALRNMLSDYIHYLVPHDCDGVMVALCPESRGSEDIIEQYSDIAETYIHAHRNGKCFEVLMLSGPSQRISELHGKLLAAGCGVRFLPSLSLESYFSMPESAAQPTRKGEERVTL; from the coding sequence ATGGGCAATAAGGTGAGGTTTGGGGTAAGCCTTCCTGATGACCTGAGCAGGGAGCTGGACCTCTTGGCAGCCAAGGTTAACGTGAGCAGGAGCGAGCTCGTGGAGCAGGCGCTCAGGAACATGCTGAGCGACTACATACATTACTTGGTTCCACACGACTGCGATGGAGTTATGGTTGCGCTGTGCCCTGAGAGCAGGGGAAGCGAAGACATAATAGAGCAGTACTCGGACATAGCTGAGACCTACATACACGCGCACAGGAACGGCAAGTGCTTTGAGGTCCTGATGCTCTCAGGGCCCTCCCAAAGGATATCAGAGCTCCACGGCAAGCTGCTCGCGGCGGGGTGCGGGGTCAGGTTCCTCCCGAGCCTCTCCCTGGAGTCCTACTTCTCAATGCCGGAGAGCGCGGCCCAACCGACGAGGAAAGGGGAGGAAAGGGTGACCCTCTAA
- a CDS encoding DUF504 domain-containing protein, translating to MIRQVINRALMSGRPQDYVIVYVDRDPQAGQRLAELNASRIAAVSEWALTLDDGDTVIPLHRVVEVRGPNGEAWRRGLKS from the coding sequence GTGATAAGGCAGGTTATAAACAGGGCCCTGATGAGCGGCAGGCCTCAGGATTACGTAATAGTCTACGTTGACAGGGACCCCCAGGCTGGCCAGAGGCTGGCGGAGCTCAACGCCTCGAGGATAGCCGCAGTGAGCGAGTGGGCCCTCACGCTTGACGACGGCGACACAGTTATACCGCTGCACAGGGTAGTCGAGGTGAGGGGGCCTAACGGGGAGGCCTGGAGGAGAGGACTAAAGTCTTGA
- a CDS encoding B12-binding domain-containing radical SAM protein — MKVLLALPPDIHNLEIYKVTGMRAPPLGLAYIASVLEQAGHKVKIVDSPTRKLNLKSWMAEVKAFSPDIVGISMQTPLAPKGYMAAKALRQEMPDVILVAGGTHPTYMYDEALDAGFDFVVRGEGEFTMLELTSTLESKGKDYEALRSVKGIAFREGSKTVVTPDRPFIEDLDKLPWPDRDLLDMDKYTLFNKPIRIAHVMASRGCPYGCMYCITSYYWGRRYRYRSAKNVVDEIEYLVNRYRAREIVFTDDEFTANWRFVREFIAELKSRGLDVKFSCGSRVDHVNKDIMKLLYDNGCNALYFGVESASQETLNRIGKKITIEQARRVFEWKRELKGFATGSFILGFPWETVDDMKRTAQLAVELSPDYAQFTALTPYPGTPLWDFAVKHNLIVDTNWEHYTTVRPVMRGFHFTAEQLGRALIYAYRKFYLRLGFISQELRAGRLGDLMSVLARETLSAFGDAVGRIFEPLRWGGEGE; from the coding sequence GTGAAGGTGCTCTTGGCCCTCCCCCCGGACATCCATAACCTGGAGATCTACAAGGTCACGGGGATGAGGGCCCCTCCCCTCGGCCTTGCATACATAGCCTCAGTCCTTGAGCAGGCCGGCCACAAGGTGAAGATAGTTGACAGCCCCACGAGGAAGCTCAACTTGAAGTCGTGGATGGCCGAGGTCAAGGCCTTTAGCCCAGACATAGTTGGGATCTCGATGCAGACCCCCCTTGCCCCCAAGGGTTACATGGCTGCCAAGGCGCTTAGGCAGGAGATGCCAGATGTAATCTTAGTTGCAGGGGGGACGCACCCAACCTACATGTATGACGAGGCGCTCGACGCCGGGTTTGACTTTGTCGTGAGGGGGGAGGGTGAGTTCACGATGCTTGAGCTCACGAGCACCCTTGAGTCCAAGGGGAAGGACTACGAGGCCCTGAGGTCGGTGAAGGGCATAGCCTTCAGGGAGGGAAGCAAGACCGTAGTGACTCCCGACAGGCCGTTCATAGAGGACCTTGACAAGCTTCCCTGGCCCGACAGGGACCTGCTGGACATGGATAAATACACGCTCTTCAACAAGCCCATCAGGATAGCCCACGTCATGGCCAGCAGGGGGTGTCCGTACGGGTGCATGTACTGTATAACAAGCTACTACTGGGGGAGGAGGTACAGGTACAGGTCCGCCAAGAACGTGGTTGACGAGATAGAGTACCTGGTGAACAGGTACAGGGCCAGGGAGATAGTCTTCACTGATGACGAGTTCACCGCCAACTGGAGGTTCGTGAGGGAGTTCATCGCTGAGCTGAAGTCAAGGGGGCTCGACGTAAAGTTCTCGTGCGGCAGCAGGGTGGACCACGTGAACAAGGACATAATGAAGCTGCTCTATGATAACGGTTGCAACGCGCTGTACTTCGGCGTTGAGTCGGCCAGCCAGGAGACCCTGAACAGGATAGGCAAGAAGATAACCATAGAGCAGGCCAGGAGGGTCTTTGAGTGGAAGAGGGAGCTCAAGGGGTTCGCAACGGGCTCCTTCATACTTGGCTTCCCCTGGGAGACCGTTGACGACATGAAGAGGACCGCCCAGCTCGCCGTGGAGCTGAGCCCGGACTACGCCCAGTTCACGGCGTTGACCCCGTATCCGGGCACCCCGCTCTGGGACTTCGCGGTGAAGCACAACCTGATAGTGGACACCAACTGGGAGCACTACACTACCGTGAGGCCTGTCATGAGGGGCTTCCACTTCACTGCCGAGCAGTTGGGCAGGGCGCTTATCTACGCTTACAGGAAGTTCTACCTGAGGCTGGGCTTCATATCGCAGGAGCTCAGGGCCGGCCGCCTGGGCGATCTCATGTCAGTGCTCGCGAGGGAGACCCTCTCGGCCTTCGGTGACGCGGTCGGCCGCATATTTGAGCCCCTGAGGTGGGGTGGTGAAGGTGAGTGA
- a CDS encoding PHP domain-containing protein, whose amino-acid sequence MGFLACRAELHSHSRASDGKPTPEEVVIRAAQLGLSAVALSDHNTFRGSALAQASAKELDLDITIIPANEVRTSRGDVLVLCPSLPDEDPPKGIEPPELRKWSLERGCIMIAAHPFQPGRKGVGRYLFSHYTEFDAVEVWNARGLPPLNWLAERFARSKGLPMTSGSDAHVISELGEAPTVVFAEGCTAEQIIEAIKKGMCRPTKGRMGFKALREAVEWSVGRRLGRAY is encoded by the coding sequence GTGGGCTTTTTGGCCTGCAGGGCTGAGCTTCACTCCCACAGCAGGGCCAGCGACGGCAAGCCGACGCCTGAGGAGGTCGTAATAAGGGCCGCCCAGCTGGGGCTGAGCGCCGTAGCGCTCTCGGACCACAACACGTTCAGGGGCTCGGCCCTCGCCCAGGCCTCGGCCAAGGAGCTGGACCTCGACATAACGATTATACCTGCCAACGAGGTGAGGACTTCAAGGGGCGACGTCCTGGTCCTCTGCCCCTCGCTGCCTGACGAGGACCCGCCCAAGGGGATAGAGCCGCCTGAGCTGAGGAAGTGGAGCCTCGAGAGGGGGTGCATAATGATAGCCGCCCACCCGTTCCAGCCCGGCAGGAAGGGGGTCGGCAGGTACCTGTTCTCTCATTACACGGAGTTCGACGCCGTGGAGGTGTGGAACGCCAGGGGGCTGCCCCCTCTTAACTGGCTCGCGGAGAGGTTTGCCAGGTCAAAGGGCCTCCCCATGACAAGCGGCAGCGACGCCCACGTGATATCTGAGCTTGGGGAAGCGCCCACTGTAGTCTTCGCGGAGGGCTGCACGGCCGAGCAGATAATAGAGGCCATAAAGAAGGGCATGTGCAGGCCCACGAAGGGCAGGATGGGCTTCAAGGCCCTGAGGGAGGCCGTTGAGTGGAGCGTGGGCAGGAGGCTTGGAAGGGCCTACTGA